A genome region from Triticum aestivum cultivar Chinese Spring chromosome 2B, IWGSC CS RefSeq v2.1, whole genome shotgun sequence includes the following:
- the LOC123046641 gene encoding uncharacterized protein, whose translation MERKEVMDLGSGEPKEIMDLISGKPMETIGLGSGKVEDYPSVRRLRNRRLLLYLRLQGFDTAYDSVVRESGVQMSKLHLRQLLIWGRWSEALNYIRRFLPPASKDRGREARSLLFFLNMLWALDNVAACSKSGLVSDSAHRDLRFLTSLCSRSAKLPSILRYTLQPPQFRESLDWMLVREKASLIVEAWALDTPELRRNLQLPAGPGLPRDVLPIGPSRPRRHRRERYRRAKASTIAKSYLNRKRSLLSSSPPPGLLDDALNWMADLIEGCLKAGKIPELHQELPLQSNGNEGASGSPLLQTMFSTVTNPSKNPGISSVTNAGVPSCTGRPKCTWCSSVAFSGGAISQPFRTPWITSASNAGPIKHSVGRKRNSGEVLVTAEEDNPDRKRQLTELELVTEVEAGSCSANLMAN comes from the exons ATGGAACGGAAAGAGGTCATGGACCTCGGCAGCGGCGAGCCCAAGGAGATCATGGACCTCATCAGCGGCAAGCCGATGGAGACCATAGGCCTCGGCAGCGGCAAGGTCGAGGACTATCCCTCCGTGAGGCGGCTCCGCAACCGGCGGCTCCTCCTCTACCTCCGGCTCCAGGGCTTCGACACTGCCTACGATAG CGTTGTGCGCGAGTCGGGTGTGCAGATGAGCAAGCTACATCTGCGGCAGCTGCTGATCTGGGGCCGGTGGAGCGAAGCCCTCAACTACATCAGGCGCTTCCTGCCGCCGGCGTCCAAAGACCGTGGCCGCGAGGCCCgttccctcctcttcttcctcaacaTGCTCTGGGCCCTGGACAACGTCGCCGCGTGCTCCAAGAGCGGCCTCGTGAGCGACTCTGCGCACCGCGACCTCCGCTTCCTGACGTCCCTCTGCAGTCGCAGCGCCAAGCTCCCCTCCATCCTCCGATACACGCTCCAGCCGCCGCAGTTCAG GGAGTCTCTGGACTGGATGCTGGTGAGGGAGAAGGCATCGTTGATTGTCGAAGCCTGGGCTCTTGACACTCCGGAATTGAGGCGCAACTTACAATTGCCTGCCGGCCCAGGTCTCCCGCGGGACGTGCTTCCCATCGG TCCCAGTCGTCCAAGGCGCCACCGGAGGGAACGATACCGGCGGGCAAAAGCATCTACAATTGCCAAGTCCTATCTCAACAGGAAGAGGAG CCTGCTGTCTTCAAGTCCACCTCCTG GATTGCTTGATGATGCACTCAACTGGATGGCTGATCTTATTG AGGGATGTTTAAAAGCTGGTAAAATTCCGGAGCTCCATCAAGAGCTGCCACTTCAGTCAAATGGAAATGAAG GTGCTTCTGGTTCTCCACTTTTGCAGACCATGTTTAGTACCGTGACAAATCCTTCTAAAAACCCTGGGATCTCATCAGTGACAAATGCAG GTGTTCCAAGTTGCACAGGTAGGCCTAAATGTACTTGGTGCTCATCAGTTGCATTTTCAG GTGGTGCAATCTCACAGCCTTTTAGAACACCTTGGATCACATCTGCCTCAAATGCAG GCCCAATCAAGCATTCTGTTGGAAGGAAAAGGAATTCAGGAGAAGTTTTGGTCACTGCCGAGGAAGATAATCCTGATAGGAAAAGGCAACTGACTGAACTG GAGTTGGTGACTGAAGTGGAAGCTGGATCTTGCAGCGCCAACTTGATGGCTAACTGA
- the LOC123042012 gene encoding uncharacterized protein, with protein MERMEITDLVSGKPMEMIRLGSGKVEDYPFVRRLRNRRLLTYLWLQGFDAAYDSVVHETDVRQMSRLHLRQLVVWGQLREAVKYMTRFLPPALDRGVETRSLLVFLHALWSLANVAACSAGGLVNGTVHRHLELLTSMSSHNAKLNSILQYTLHSPQFRASLDWILVREKASWVADDLALQTPELRRKLQLPGGPGRPQDLLPIGPLRPRRHRRGQFRRPKPEAIAKGYLNWKRSVHSANPLYGLPEDALGRAADLIECLKAGKLPVLHQGNPLQSDAKEDWKNTGTSSVSNAGKLISWKLEHSVWLHLVVCEIRFRCSSFHR; from the exons ATGGAGCGGATGGAGATCACGGACCTCGTCAGCGGCAAACCGATGGAGATGATACGCCTCGGCAGCGGCAAGGTCGAGGACTATCCGTTCGTGAGGCGGCTCCGCAACCGGCGGCTCCTCACCTACCTCTGGCTCCAGGGCTTCGACGCCGCCTACGACAG CGTCGTGCATGAGACGGATGTGCGGCAGATGAGCAGGCTGCATCTGCGGCAGCTGGTGGTCTGGGGCCAGTTGAGAGAGGCCGTCAAGTACATGACGCGCTTCCTGCCGCCGGCCCTCGACCGGGGCGTCGAGACCCGTtccctcctcgtcttcctccacgCGCTCTGGTCGCTGGCCAACGTCGCCGCGTGCTCGGCGGGCGGCCTCGTGAACGGCACCGTGCACCGCCACCTCGAACTCCTGACGAGCATGTCCAGTCACAACGCCAAGCTCAACTCCATCCTCCAATACACACTCCACTCGCCGCAATTCAG GGCGTCCCTGGACTGGATACTGGTGAGGGAGAAGGCATCGTGGGTTGCCGATGACTTGGCTCTCCAGACTCCTGAGTTGAGACGCAAGTTGCAATTGCCCGGCGGCCCAGGTCGCCCGCAGGACTTGCTTCCCATCGG CCCACTTCGTCCAAGGCGCCACCGGAGGGGACAATTCCGGCGGCCAAAGCCAGAGGCAATTGCCAAGGGCTATCTCAACTGGAAGAGGAG CGTGCACTCTGCAAACCCACTTTATG GATTGCCCGAGGATGCACTCGGCCGGGCAGCAGATCTTATTG AGTGTTTAAAAGCTGGTAAACTTCCGGTGCTCCATCAAGGGAACCCACTTCAATCAGATGCAAAGGAAG ATTGGAAAAACACTGGGACCTCATCAGTCTCAAATGCAGGTAAATTAATTAGTTGGAAGTTGGAACACAGTGTTTGGCTACATCTCGTCGTCTGCGAAATTCGTTTCAGGTGCTCCAGTTTTCATAGGTGA